One Papaver somniferum cultivar HN1 chromosome 10, ASM357369v1, whole genome shotgun sequence genomic window carries:
- the LOC113315258 gene encoding putative disease resistance protein RGA3 isoform X1 — translation MIKEIKKRLDLIDRAKDEFKFSIDDTIREGFHSHRRKETSSIMVDRPNIIGRESDQEIIVNRLLAAESSTTHMENETRDLRIISIVGMGGLGKTTLAQLVFNHPTVKSHFKLPMWVCVSHPFDRTKVAKAIIREATGKDTKTSTWNPLFIELCESVKEKKFILVLDDVWTSDPNDLKDLTYLLDLGKQGSHILVTTRNEAVVYALNSYKHIVQGLNSDDCSSLLHRQAFHGREKEKNELLEDIGTQIANKCRGLPLALSLLGGLLNQKINENHWRHVLESKIWELKSFDRQKKLVDPVFLLSYDGIDSHLKNCFQYCAIFPKAHKIQKRTLVSLWMAQGFLNSSKEESTGEEYFDELVEAHFSKTFLRMMLAEFLVRCMILFMTLLSISQRITVMSHITMKTILVHPFI, via the coding sequence ATgataaaagaaattaaaaagaggCTAGACTTAATTGATCGTGCTAAAGATGAGTTCAAATTCAGCATAGATGACACTATTCGAGAGGGTTTTCACAGTCACCGGAGAAAAGAAACTAGTTCAATCATGGTAGATCGTCCGAATATAATCGGTCGTGAATCTGACCAAGAAATAATAGTTAACAGACTCTTGGCTGCTGAAAGTAGTACTACCCACATGGAAAATGAAACTAGAGACCTTCGCATCATCTCTATCGTTGGGATGGGGGGTCTGGGCAAGACTACTCTTGCCCAACTAGTTTTTAACCATCCCACAGTAAAATCTCATTTTAAGTTGCCCATGTGGGTATGTGTGTCTCATCCCTTCGATCGCACAAAGGTTGCCAAGGCAATCATACGGGAAGCGACCGGAAAGGACACAAAAACCTCTACATGGAATCCTTTGTTTATAGAATTATGTGAGTCGGTTAAGGAGAAGAAATTCATCCTAGTGCTCGATGATGTGTGGACTAGTGATCCAAACGATTTGAAGGATCTGACATATTTACTTGATCTTGGAAAACAAGGAAGCCACATTTTAGTGACTACCCGTAATGAAGCTGTTGTGTACGCATTAAACTCTTACAAACACATAGTGCAAGGCTTAAATTCTGATGATTGCAGTTCATTGTTACATCGTCAAGCTTTTCATGGGAGggagaaagaaaagaatgaaCTTTTGGAAGACATTGGTACTCAAATTGCAAACAAGTGCCGCGGATTACCACTTGCCCTGAGTCTGTTAGGAGGTCTTTTGAACCAAAAAATTAATGAAAATCATTGGAGGCATGTTCTAGAAAGCAAGATTTGGGAATTAAAAAGTTTTGATCGTCAAAAGAAACTTGTAGATCCAGTTTTCTTGCTTAGTTACGATGGTATAGACTCACACTTGAAAAATTGTTTTCAATATTGTGCTATATTTCCGAAGGCTCACAAGATACAGAAACGAACCTTAGTTAGTCTCTGGATGGCGCAAGGATTTCTGAACTCGAGTAAGGAAGAGTCGACCGGCGAGGAGTATTTTGATGAATTAGTTGAGGCTCATTTTTCCAAGACATTTCTGAGGATGATGTTGGCAGAATTTCTTGTAAGATGCATGATCTTGTTCATGACTTTGCTCAGTATCTCACAGAGGATTACTGTTATGAGTCATATAACAATGAAGACAATTTTGGTTCACCCATTCATTTAA